One genomic region from Quercus robur chromosome 4, dhQueRobu3.1, whole genome shotgun sequence encodes:
- the LOC126723164 gene encoding UPF0481 protein At3g47200-like, giving the protein MQSESDDNVIDIPHPTKEEEPEKRCIYKVPQKLRDVNGDAYTPKLISIGPFHHYNDNLQKMEELKYRYFWEAWFQTKKSKDDLVGCIQKIGYQKILYCYEGYQKILPRNAEENGRKEREFMQMILLDSIFIIEQLWRTNKYKPMSPPAMTTISQKCEWNLLDACVITCQKETKEDNPEEDYQEKENPWRSHNIMLDLILLENQVPFFVLEGLYEFAYSDLFVYPQNENNSFRRHVYEYFFHFWESSGFVLESDYEKIFSGKKKEVKHFTDFLRYFLHPQNPKRGKTFKRVPCATKLSEAGVEFKVSKSETGRLLDIQFRKRNLLKICPFVNMSWFLSCFPCFPRFKCLENMQTVLELKSFIIGDATECAVRNLMALEQCHYPREAYICNYIILLDNLINTEADVDLLVEKKVIVNWLGDNNAVATLINKLREQIVEANHTCYWELSKNIQDHYDNVWSKVMASFTTLYFKDFWRGTATIAGIMLLFFAFWNFLKPFVFPT; this is encoded by the coding sequence ATGCAGTCAGAAAGCGATGATAATGTTATAGATATTCCACATCCAACCAAGGAAGAGGAACCTGAGAAGCGGTGTATCTACAAGGTTCCCCAGAAACTCCGTGACGTAAATGGTGATGCCTACACTCCAAAGCTAATCTCAATAGGCCCTTTTCATCACTACAATGACAATTTGCAGAAAATGGAAGAGTTAAAATATAGATATTTCTGGGAAGCCTGGTTTCAGACGAAGAAGAGCAAGGATGATCTTGTAGGATGCATCCAAAAAATTGGATACCAGAAGATCCTTTATTGTTATGAAGGATACCAGAAGATCCTTCCTCGTAATGCAGAGGAAAATGgcaggaaagagagagaattcatGCAAATGATTCTTTTGGATTCTATTTTTATCATTGAACAGTTGTGGAGGACGAATAAATACAAGCCAATGAGCCCACCAGCAATGACTACCATTTCCCAAAAGTGTGAGTGGAATTTATTGGATGCATGTGTAATAACTTgccaaaaagaaacaaaagaagacaACCCAGAAGAAGACtaccaagaaaaggaaaacccATGGCGAAGCCATAATATTATGCTAGACTTGATATTACTAGAAAATCAGGTTCCATTTTTTGTTCTGGAGGGTTTATACGAGTTTGCCTACAGTGACCTTTTTGTGTACCcgcaaaatgaaaataattccTTTCGTAGGCATGTCTATGAATACTTTTTCCATTTCTGGGAGAGTTCCGGTTTTGTTCTGGAGTCTGATTACGAGAAGATATTCTCTGGTAAGAAGAAGGAAGTCAAACATTTTACTGATTTCCTAAGATATTTTCTCCATCCACAGAATCCAAAACGTGGAAAAACTTTTAAACGTGTACCTTGTGCAACCAAGCTGTCTGAGGCCGGAGTGGAATTCAAAGTCAGCAAATCCGAGACTGGACGCCTTCTTGACATTCAATTTCGTAAGCGTAACTTATTGAAAATTTGTCCATTTGTAAATATGTCATGGTTCTTGAGTTGCTTTCCTTGCTTTCCTCGCTTCAAATGCCTGGAGAACATGCAGACTGTCTTGGAACTCAAATCCTTTATAATAGGGGATGCAACTGAATGTGCTGTTCGAAACCTCATGGCCTTAGAGCAGTGTCATTATCCACGGGAAGCTTACATatgtaattatattatattgttgGATAATCTTATCAACACTGAAGCAGATGTGGATCTACTTGTTGAGAAAAAAGTTATTGTTAACTGGCTAGGCGACAATAACGCAGTAGCAACTCTGATCAACAAACTTCGCGAACAAATTGTAGAAGCTAATCATACCTGCTACTGGGAACTCAGTAAAAACATTCAAGATCACTATGACAACGTTTGGAGCAAAGTCATGGCATCCTTTACAACTCTATATTTCAAAGATTTTTGGAGAGGGACAGCAACTATTGCTGGAATCATGCTCCTGTTTTTCGCTTTCTGGAATTTCCTTAAGCCTTTTGTCTTTCCCACTTGA